The Amycolatopsis sp. 195334CR genome includes a window with the following:
- a CDS encoding response regulator transcription factor gives MEHVTTLVVDEQPLIRYALRTLIESAGECQEIAEAGSGAEALAKCRRVHPDLVITELTLTGERVGIGICRFAKRALRGTAVLVLTADSSPSAVAAALNAGADSFVHKSAGDRVVGEAIRRTRAGERTWLVGAETAPQPAPPPPPPDSPPMTSREEEVLALVLCRRSNDEIADQLHLARQTVKNYVSCVLRKLGFTSRRDLFRSLDLRPSPSAAGPPRRPG, from the coding sequence GTGGAACACGTCACCACACTGGTGGTTGATGAGCAGCCACTGATCAGATATGCCCTGCGCACCCTGATCGAATCGGCGGGCGAATGCCAGGAAATAGCCGAGGCCGGTAGTGGTGCCGAAGCACTGGCGAAATGCCGCCGGGTGCATCCCGATCTGGTCATCACCGAACTCACGCTGACCGGGGAACGGGTGGGCATCGGAATATGCCGGTTCGCGAAGCGCGCACTGCGCGGAACCGCGGTACTGGTGCTGACCGCGGATTCCTCACCGTCGGCGGTGGCCGCCGCGCTCAACGCCGGCGCGGACAGCTTCGTGCACAAGTCGGCCGGGGACCGCGTGGTCGGCGAAGCCATCCGCCGGACCAGAGCCGGTGAGCGAACCTGGCTGGTGGGCGCGGAAACCGCGCCGCAGCCCGCCCCGCCGCCACCCCCGCCGGACAGCCCGCCGATGACCTCCCGCGAGGAGGAGGTGCTGGCACTGGTGCTGTGCCGCCGGTCGAACGACGAGATCGCCGACCAGCTGCACCTGGCCAGGCAGACGGTGAAGAACTACGTCAGCTGCGTGCTGCGCAAACTCGGCTTCACCAGCAGGCGGGACCTGTTCCGCTCATTGGACCTGCGGCCGAGCCCGTCCGCCGCGGGCCCGCCCCGCCGTCCGGGGTGA
- a CDS encoding serine hydrolase — protein sequence MTHHEKTQRVLDHAVAEYGVPGIVVEVADEHGTWFGAAGVADLDTGRPRERGEHLNFGSIGKSYTAAAVLALTAEGKLDLDDTVDKWLPGAADAHGNDGRKLTVRSLLNHTSGLFATGLATRTAGRFIRSRWEKHRFDVWTVDELVKLAVSEPPVAEPGETFMYSNGGYYLLGAIIEAATGRTHAEEVHRTVIEPLGLTDTYVRPAEETKYPDPHPRAYSKVFLREGVDPARVTPENWPSLMEDPGLPPLDVTEMNTSLGHAAGGIVSTTADMLRFYTALLRGTLLPPEQHARMWATVSTEGGSWLPNSRYGLGVHEETLPGGLVLRGGAGSDAGTCSYLRGTPDAKHLVVIHTNNDWCTFGVFAEILAAESGRNHRECVRRFPRRRA from the coding sequence GTGACCCACCACGAAAAGACCCAGCGCGTGCTCGACCACGCGGTGGCCGAGTACGGCGTGCCCGGCATCGTCGTCGAGGTCGCCGACGAGCACGGCACCTGGTTCGGCGCCGCCGGGGTGGCCGACCTGGACACCGGCCGCCCGCGCGAACGCGGTGAGCACCTGAACTTCGGCAGCATCGGCAAGAGCTACACCGCCGCGGCGGTGCTCGCGCTGACCGCCGAGGGGAAGCTGGACCTGGACGACACAGTGGACAAATGGCTGCCGGGCGCGGCCGACGCCCACGGCAACGACGGGCGCAAGCTCACCGTGCGCTCGTTGCTCAACCACACCAGCGGCCTGTTCGCCACCGGACTGGCCACCCGGACCGCGGGCCGGTTCATCCGGTCCCGCTGGGAGAAGCACCGCTTCGACGTGTGGACGGTGGACGAGCTGGTGAAGCTCGCCGTCTCGGAACCGCCCGTGGCGGAGCCCGGCGAGACCTTCATGTACTCCAACGGCGGGTATTACCTGCTCGGCGCGATCATCGAGGCGGCGACCGGCCGCACGCACGCCGAGGAGGTGCACCGCACGGTCATCGAGCCGCTTGGCCTCACCGACACCTACGTGCGGCCCGCGGAGGAGACGAAGTACCCGGACCCGCACCCGCGGGCGTATTCGAAGGTGTTCCTGCGCGAGGGCGTGGACCCCGCGCGGGTGACGCCGGAGAACTGGCCGTCCCTGATGGAGGATCCCGGTCTCCCGCCGCTCGACGTCACCGAGATGAACACCTCGCTGGGGCACGCCGCCGGCGGGATCGTCTCCACCACCGCGGACATGCTGCGCTTCTACACCGCGTTGCTGCGGGGCACCCTGCTGCCGCCGGAACAGCACGCGCGGATGTGGGCCACGGTGTCCACCGAGGGCGGGAGCTGGCTGCCCAACAGCCGGTACGGCCTCGGCGTGCACGAGGAAACGCTGCCCGGCGGCCTGGTGCTCCGCGGTGGCGCGGGCAGCGACGCCGGCACGTGCAGCTACCTGCGCGGCACCCCGGACGCGAAGCACCTGGTCGTCATCCACACCAACAACGACTGGTGCACCTTCGGCGTCTTCGCCGAGATCCTGGCCGCGGAGTCCGGCCGGAACCACCGCGAATGCGTCCGCCGGTTTCCGCGCCGGCGGGCGTAA
- a CDS encoding cytochrome P450, translating into MTDLFTQPELLFRSFPDRPFQLPPELGRLREERPLAPMRFPDGHEGWLATGYDEARAVLGHQAFSNRYELMHVPLPGFSGELPPAQPGDFLGLDAPEHTRFRKLLAGKFTPRRMRLLAEQVAACTEDRLTVLAGSARPADLMEVYARPIPALVICELLGVPSADREWFRRMVDGMLAREGVTADDIAANWTALSDYLRELVRGKRARPTDDVLSELTTSDLTEDELAGVGAFLLGAGLHTTATVLGLSTFALLINPGQLAALRADPGLTDRAIEELLRYTGIGGGSARAAVADVEIGGQLVRAGQTVAISPIAANRDPRRFPDGDALDITRDASGHLSFAHGVHQCLGQHLARIELRTALPALLNRFPTLELAIPVHEVPLRTDANMYDLAGLPVTWKD; encoded by the coding sequence ATGACCGACCTGTTCACCCAGCCGGAACTGCTCTTCCGCTCGTTCCCGGACCGGCCGTTCCAGCTCCCGCCCGAACTCGGCCGCCTGCGCGAGGAGCGGCCGCTGGCCCCCATGCGCTTCCCCGACGGGCACGAGGGCTGGCTGGCCACCGGGTACGACGAAGCCCGTGCCGTGCTCGGGCACCAGGCCTTCAGCAACCGCTACGAGCTGATGCACGTGCCGCTGCCCGGGTTCAGCGGGGAGCTGCCGCCCGCGCAGCCCGGCGACTTCCTCGGCCTGGACGCCCCGGAGCACACGCGGTTCCGGAAACTGCTCGCCGGGAAGTTCACCCCGCGCCGGATGCGGTTGCTCGCCGAGCAGGTCGCGGCGTGCACCGAAGACCGGCTCACCGTGCTGGCCGGCTCGGCGCGGCCCGCCGACCTGATGGAGGTCTACGCCCGCCCCATTCCCGCGCTGGTGATCTGCGAACTGCTCGGCGTGCCGTCCGCCGATCGCGAGTGGTTCCGCCGCATGGTGGACGGGATGCTCGCGCGGGAGGGCGTGACCGCGGACGACATCGCGGCGAACTGGACCGCGCTGAGCGACTACCTCCGCGAACTCGTCCGGGGCAAGCGGGCGCGGCCGACCGACGACGTGCTCAGCGAGCTGACCACCAGCGACCTCACCGAGGACGAGCTCGCCGGGGTCGGCGCCTTCCTGCTCGGGGCCGGGCTGCACACCACCGCCACCGTGCTCGGCCTGTCCACCTTCGCGCTGCTGATCAATCCCGGCCAGCTCGCCGCATTGCGCGCGGATCCGGGGCTGACCGATCGCGCCATCGAGGAACTGTTGCGCTACACCGGGATCGGCGGTGGTTCGGCACGGGCGGCGGTGGCGGACGTGGAGATCGGCGGCCAGCTGGTCAGGGCGGGCCAGACCGTGGCCATCTCGCCGATCGCGGCGAACCGCGATCCCCGGCGGTTCCCCGACGGCGACGCGCTCGACATCACCCGCGACGCGAGCGGGCACCTGTCCTTCGCCCACGGCGTCCACCAGTGCCTCGGCCAGCACCTGGCCCGCATCGAACTGCGGACCGCGCTGCCCGCGCTGCTCAACCGGTTCCCCACGCTCGAACTGGCCATCCCGGTCCACGAAGTACCGCTGCGCACCGACGCCAACATGTACGACCTCGCCGGCCTCCCCGTCACCTGGAAGGACTGA
- a CDS encoding FAD-dependent oxidoreductase, whose amino-acid sequence MNVLIVGASVGGLTVAEALRHKGYTGSLRIVGEESHPPYDRPPLSKEVLTGTWPVERTHLRDEQRLAALDADWLLGRTAERLRPADHAVELDDGRVLTYDALVIATGLKPRRLPGQPHLAGVHTLRTLDETLALKRELQVAQRVSVVGAGVLGCEVAAAARTLGKAVTLIDPEPVPMLRTLGHELGGRVAELHRSRGVRLRTGTTVSRLVGENGRVTGIALPGGELVETELVVLALGSVPATGWLAGSGLTLDDGLRCDSTLRAADDVYAVGDVARWSDPATGTTHRLETRTNATEQALVVAANLLGGQRHHRPVPYFWSDQYEIKIQVHGVLGPHARLRLLDHDDSRFAAVAEENGTTTAAIGWNHPRGVRTARRHLAA is encoded by the coding sequence GTGAACGTGCTGATCGTCGGCGCCTCCGTCGGCGGGCTCACCGTGGCCGAAGCGTTGCGGCACAAGGGGTACACCGGTTCCCTGCGGATCGTCGGCGAGGAATCGCACCCGCCCTACGACCGGCCGCCGCTGTCCAAGGAGGTGCTCACCGGCACCTGGCCGGTCGAACGAACCCACCTGCGTGACGAACAGCGGCTGGCCGCGCTGGACGCCGACTGGCTGCTCGGCCGCACCGCCGAACGCCTCCGCCCGGCCGACCACGCGGTGGAACTGGACGACGGCCGCGTGCTCACCTACGACGCGCTGGTCATCGCGACCGGGTTGAAACCGCGCCGCCTGCCCGGCCAACCGCACCTCGCCGGGGTGCACACCCTGCGGACGCTGGACGAAACACTGGCGCTGAAGCGGGAACTGCAAGTGGCCCAACGGGTTTCCGTGGTCGGCGCCGGGGTGCTCGGCTGCGAGGTAGCGGCTGCCGCCCGCACCCTCGGCAAGGCCGTCACGCTGATCGACCCCGAGCCGGTGCCGATGCTGCGCACACTGGGCCACGAACTCGGCGGCCGGGTCGCGGAGTTGCACCGCTCACGGGGCGTGCGCCTGCGCACCGGCACCACGGTGTCCCGGCTGGTCGGCGAAAACGGCCGGGTCACCGGGATCGCGCTGCCCGGCGGTGAACTGGTCGAGACCGAGCTGGTGGTGCTCGCGCTCGGCTCCGTGCCCGCCACCGGCTGGCTGGCCGGCAGCGGCCTGACCCTGGACGACGGCCTCCGCTGCGACTCCACCCTGCGCGCCGCCGACGACGTCTACGCGGTCGGTGACGTGGCGCGCTGGTCCGATCCCGCGACCGGCACCACGCACCGGCTGGAAACCCGCACCAACGCCACGGAACAGGCGCTGGTGGTGGCCGCGAACCTGCTCGGCGGACAGCGGCACCACCGTCCGGTCCCCTACTTCTGGTCCGACCAGTACGAGATCAAGATCCAGGTCCACGGCGTGCTCGGGCCGCACGCGCGGCTCCGCCTGCTGGACCACGACGACAGCCGGTTCGCCGCGGTCGCCGAGGAGAACGGCACCACCACCGCCGCCATCGGCTGGAACCACCCCCGCGGTGTCCGCACCGCACGACGGCACCTCGCCGCCTGA
- a CDS encoding ferredoxin → MKVLVDEARCVGAGTCVMAAEQVFDQRDEDGIVVLLDDAPPPDAHDAVREAAMLCPAAAILLEESP, encoded by the coding sequence ATGAAGGTGCTCGTGGACGAGGCCAGGTGCGTCGGCGCCGGAACCTGCGTGATGGCCGCGGAGCAGGTGTTCGACCAGCGCGATGAAGACGGCATCGTGGTGCTGCTCGACGACGCTCCCCCGCCGGACGCGCACGACGCGGTGCGGGAAGCCGCGATGCTCTGCCCGGCCGCCGCGATCCTGCTGGAGGAGTCGCCGTGA
- a CDS encoding MFS transporter, translating into MSSSASHPRRWLILLTLCLSTLVLTVDNQVLTVAIPTLVRDLGADAQDIQWITDAYILACAGLLLTAGSLSDRYGRRRLLVIGLVVFALASLVAAAATSPGQLIAGRALMGVGTALVLPSTLSILITVFTEEERRTATSAWSAVAMLGMIGGPILGGALLSGFGWNSVFLINIPIAALAIVAALWLMPESKGPARKADPLGAVLSVIGLTALVWAIIELPVAGLTAPGTLLALAVAVVALAAFAVWELKTPSPMVPLSLYRNRDFSGGSFALVLTQIGLGGLVLVLTQYLQFVLGYTPTEAGTAMVPMAVATIAANALGATLGRKLGNRTMTAAGLAVVAAGFGLMASLAPDSGFAVVAASLAVFGIGAGLAQPAAVAALMGAVPPEHAGVGSAVNDTMQQAGGALGVAVLGSVLAGAYTASMPDTAPEPARASIGEALAVGDPALTHAAREAFTSGMATTSWATAALVLAAAVLALFVMKPSSRKETREGELV; encoded by the coding sequence GTGTCCTCTTCCGCATCCCATCCCCGCAGATGGCTCATCCTGCTCACGCTGTGCCTGTCGACCCTCGTGCTCACGGTGGACAACCAGGTGCTCACCGTGGCCATCCCCACCCTGGTCCGCGATCTCGGCGCCGACGCGCAGGACATCCAGTGGATCACCGACGCCTACATACTCGCCTGCGCCGGCCTCCTGCTCACCGCGGGCAGCCTCTCCGACCGCTACGGGCGCCGCCGGTTGCTCGTCATCGGGCTGGTGGTCTTCGCCCTCGCGTCACTGGTCGCCGCCGCCGCGACCAGCCCGGGCCAGCTGATCGCCGGCCGCGCGCTGATGGGCGTGGGCACCGCACTGGTGCTGCCCAGCACGCTGTCCATCCTGATCACCGTCTTCACCGAGGAGGAACGCCGGACGGCCACCTCCGCCTGGTCCGCGGTGGCCATGCTCGGCATGATCGGCGGCCCGATCCTCGGCGGCGCGCTGCTGTCCGGTTTCGGCTGGAACTCGGTGTTCCTGATCAACATCCCGATCGCCGCGCTGGCGATCGTCGCGGCGCTCTGGCTGATGCCGGAGTCGAAGGGCCCGGCGCGCAAGGCCGATCCGCTCGGTGCGGTGCTGTCGGTGATCGGCCTGACCGCGCTGGTCTGGGCCATCATCGAACTGCCGGTGGCCGGGCTGACCGCACCCGGCACGCTGCTCGCCCTCGCCGTGGCCGTGGTCGCGCTGGCGGCCTTCGCGGTGTGGGAGCTGAAGACGCCGTCGCCGATGGTGCCGCTCTCGCTCTACCGGAACCGCGACTTCAGTGGCGGCAGCTTCGCGCTGGTGCTGACCCAGATCGGCCTCGGCGGCCTGGTCCTGGTGCTGACCCAGTACCTGCAGTTCGTGCTCGGTTACACGCCGACCGAAGCCGGGACCGCGATGGTGCCGATGGCGGTGGCCACCATCGCGGCCAACGCGCTCGGCGCCACCCTCGGGCGCAAGCTCGGCAACCGGACGATGACCGCCGCCGGTCTCGCCGTGGTGGCGGCGGGTTTCGGCCTGATGGCCTCGCTGGCACCGGACAGCGGCTTCGCGGTGGTGGCGGCGTCGCTGGCGGTGTTCGGCATCGGCGCGGGCCTGGCGCAACCGGCCGCGGTCGCCGCGCTGATGGGTGCCGTGCCACCCGAACACGCCGGCGTCGGCTCCGCGGTGAACGACACCATGCAGCAGGCGGGCGGCGCGCTCGGCGTGGCCGTGCTCGGCAGCGTGCTCGCCGGTGCCTACACCGCCTCGATGCCGGACACCGCACCCGAACCGGCGCGCGCGTCCATCGGCGAGGCGCTCGCCGTCGGCGACCCGGCCCTCACCCACGCCGCCCGCGAGGCGTTCACCTCCGGCATGGCCACCACCTCGTGGGCCACCGCCGCCCTCGTGCTGGCCGCCGCCGTGCTCGCACTGTTCGTGATGAAACCCAGTAGCCGCAAGGAAACCCGGGAAGGGGAACTCGTATGA